The DNA segment CTCCATGGCGGAGTCGTGCCCGGCCCCCAGGAAGGCCTTAAAACCGTCCGGCGAGACCACCTCCCGTTCGTGTAGTGAGTAACGTACCGCCGCGAACCTCTGTTTTTTGCCCGTAGCCACTTCATACCGATACAGGTCCGCCACGTGCCTCTCCCGGCCGGATGTTGCAATACCGTCCTTCTTGTCCGCCCTTTTAGAGGCGAGGTCCATATATACAAGCCACTTTCCATCAGCGGTGCAGTCAAGCGGAAAGTCGTCCTTGTCGGCGCTTATCTTCACCCTCTCGCCCGTCCATATATTCATAAGTCCCAGGGCGGAGTTCTTACCTCTAACCACGAACATGCTGTTACCGCACCAGAAGAGAGGTGTGCTACCATCGCCTTCAACGGCATCCCATACCAGATGGACCCCCTTGTTTAGCTCGATATTTCCTCTCGTACCTTCCGATACATGCCCCTTGACCGCACAGCCGCCAAGGAAAAGAAGGATGGATATGGATATCAGGAGGATTTTTTTCTTTATTGTATGCATTTTACGGTATCGACAGACAGGTCTTCGTAATATTTCCAGCCGCCTTTTTCCAACCTCAATGTCACCGGGACCGTCATGAAGATCGATTGCGGGCAAAACTCCTTGTACGCACGGACGTGTTTGGAAAGAACTATAGTCCCGTCGTCTTCCCATGACTCAACGCCGTACATGGCGTATTCGTACAGTTCGTAGGCTAACTCCGACACGAGCCCGCCGTCCTCAACGCGCCAGATAAAGACGCCGTTTTTCCCGTAGCCGGTTTCGTCTCCGGGGGTCGTGATAAGGCGTTTTCTATCGGGAGAGAAACCAGGGAAGGTGTGAATCCTGTGCGTCTCGCCGGTCCCCCCGGCTACCATGACGTAGTCGAAGCCCTCGTACTGCTTTACGAAGACGAGGTAGAGTTCCTCGTCCCTGTAGTAGTTAAGGAACCGGTAACTTTCGCACTCGTATTGCTGCGCCTCGCAGCCCTCGAAGTCCGTAAGGGTCGCGTAAGAACCGGTCCTTAATTTGAAGTATAGAGTATCGCCTTCCCTTTTGACGTATGTTGAGAACTTCTTTATCCGGGCCTCCTCGTTAGGGAAGAAAAACTGAAAGTAGTCGTCCTCTTCCGACGACACGCGATTTTTGCCCGCACAACCGCCGAGGGAAAGGAGGATGGATAGAGACAAAAGTAAGATCCTTTTCCTTATTGATGGCATCTTACAGCATCGGGAGAGAGGTCTTCGTGGAATATCCAGCCGTCTTCCTCCAGTTTCAGGGTTACCGGAACCACCATGCCATTCGACTCCGGACATAACTTCCCGTCGGAATGAGTATCCTTGGAGAGCAGTATGGTACTGTTGTCCTTCCATGCGACAAAGCTATACAGGGCATACTCCTGCGGCTTCTTTGTAAGCTCGGATACCAGTTGGCCGCCTTCAAAGCGAAGAATGAAGACCCCGTCTTCGTTATAAGCGTCGCTTGCAGAAGCCGCAATAAAACGTTTTCTGTCCGGAGATATTTCCGGAAACTCGGCGATCCCGTACAATTCCCCTGTTCTATCGGATATCATGGTGTATGAGTCTCCTTCATAGTAACGCTCAAAAACAAGGTAAAAACCGACATCCTGAAGATAATCGATAAACTCGTACGAGACGTATGCGCCTCCGACTGCGCCCTCCAACGAATTCGTAAAAGTAACATCCGGTCCCGATTCCGTTGTCAGGGATAGGGTGCCGCCTTCTCTTTTGACATATGCCGCATACTTCTTTATTTGTGCCGGCTCCGAAGTAAACAGTCTGCCCCCGAGGCATACTGTCGGTTGCACAGGAATAAATAGCAATAAACAAAAGATAAGCAACGATATCCGAAAGCAAGAGTTCTTACTCATTTTACCTCGCACCGGGCATTGGAGTTCTTCTTCGGGACCGGCTTCGATTATAGCAAGACGAGGCCGGATAAACAAACGCCTATACCCTAATAGGGTATCTTTTCTACCCCTAATCCCGTACCTCTTTGTTTTTATGGGGGAAACCGCGGGAAGTTATTCTACCCGACCGGGCGTATGTCGGTTAACGCCATACGCGCTCTCAGAGTGCCCTAAAAGCTTGTAATCCCGCGGAAAGAGTGCTATTCTAATATTTTTTACGGCTTTGGATCGACCATTAATTAATGAGGCTACCTACCCATCTAAGGAGGCCGCTCGGCCGGCCGAGCAGCCTTCATCGTATGAAGGCCATCTTGAGAGAGAGGGGCCTTCACACCGTATGCGAGTCCGCCAGGTGTCCCAACATAGGCGAGTGTTTCTCGAAGCCCACGGCCACCTTCATGGTACTCGGGGACTCGTGCACCCGGAGGTGCGGTTTTTGCAGCGTGGATAAGGCCGGAGGGCCGTCAATTGTAGACCCCTCTGAGCCGGAAAACGTCGCCGATGCGGCAAAGGAGCTCGGCCTACGCCACGTGGTCGTTACCTCGGTTACGAGGGACGACCTGCCCGACGGCGGGGCCAGCCACTTTGCCTTGACAATAAAGGCACTTAGGGATACTATTTCAGACATTTCCATAGAGGTCCTCGTACCTGACTTCAAGGGTGACGAGGGGGCGCTTGGGACGGTTATAGAGGCCGGGCCGGACATATTCAACCACAACCTCGAAACCGTGGAGCGCCTCTACTCCGAGGTAAGGCCCGAGGCCGACTACCTCCTCTCGCTCGGAGTTTTAAAGAAGGCCTCGGACTCCGGCGTTATGACCAAGTCCGGCATAATGGTCGGCTTCGGGGAGAGCGCCGAAGAGGTAAAGGGGCTCTTAAGGGACTTGATGGAGGCGGGCTGCGACTCTGTAACCATAGGCCAGTACCTCCGGCCCACGCGGGAGAGCCTCGATGTTAAGGAGTATGTAGACCCGGAGATTTTCAAGGAGTACGAGCTTTACGGGAAAGAGATCGGAGTTGGATACGTATACTCGGGACCGTTCGTAAGGAGTTCGTATAACGCCGAGGAACTCTTTAACAGGCAGAAGAGAGCAGGATGATGGAAGAGTTTAACAGGATAAAGCGGCTTCCGCCCTACGTCTTCAATATCGTGAATGACTTGAAGGCCGAGGCCAGGGGGCGCGGCGAGGATGTAATAGACCTCGGCATGGGCAACCCGGACCAGCCCACGCCGCCCCACGTGGTGGATAAGGCCATCGAGGCCATACGTAACCCGAAGAACCACCGCTACTCGGCCTCGAAGGGCATCTATAAGCTCAGGCACGCCATAAGCCAGTGGTACAAGCGCCGCTACGACGTCGATATAGACCCCGACAGCGAGGCCGTGGCCACGATCGGCTCCAAGGAGGGGCTGGCGCATCTGGCCCTCGCCATACTCGGCCCCGGTGACGTCGTCTGCGTGCCGACGCCGACCTATCCCATACACGCCTACTCGGTCATAATCGCCGGAGGGGATTTAAGGAGCGTACCGCTCGTCCCCGGCGGGAACTTCCTCGAGGAGTTGGAGAAGGCGGTTAAGGAGACCTGGCCGAGGCCCAAGCTCCTCATCCTTAACTTCCCGCACAACCCGACGACCTCCGTGGTGGACAGGGACTTTTTCGTGAAGGTCGTCGAGTTCGCCCACGAGAACAAGATGATGGTCATTCACGACCTCGCCTACGCCGACATAGTGTTCGACGGCTACGAGGCCCCGAGCTTTCTCTCGGTGCCCGGCGCAAAGGAGGTCGGCGTGGAGTTCTTCACCCTCTCGAAGAGCTACAGCATGCCCGGCTGGAGGGTGGGCTTCGCCGTCGGCAACCCCAGGATGATAGGGGCGCTTACGAGGATAAAGAGCTATCTGGACTACGGCATGTTCCAGCCCATCCAGATCGCCTCCATAATAGCGCTGAACGGCCCGCAGGAATGCGTTGAAGAGGTCCGCACGCTCTACGGGAAGAGAAGGGACGTACTTGTCGATAGCTTTACCAAGGCCGGCTGGGAGATAGACAGGCCGAAGGCCACGATGTTCGTATGGGCGAGACTCCCGGAAGAGATGCGTAAGATGGGCTCGCTCGAGTTTTCCAAGTTCCTCCTTAAGGAGGCCGGAGTGGCCGTCTCTCCGGGGATAGGGTTCGGCGAGCGCGGGGACGAGTACGTGAGGCTCGCGCTCGTTGAGAACAGCCAGAGGATAAGGCAGGCCGCGAAGGGGATAAAGAAGGCTTTTTCCCTCCGGCGGGGCGTATAAGGCAGCCGGTAACTGAGAGAGGCATATGGAGAAGATAAACGTAGGGCTTATAGGTTTCGGCACGGTCGGGACCGGAGTTGTAAAGATACTGAAGGATAACGCCGGGGTCTTAAGGGACAAGCTCGGCTGCGAGGTGATTTTAAAGAAGGTCGCGGACAGGGACACAAAGAGGGACCGGGGGGTCGAGCTCGAAAAGGGAGTGCTCGTAAGCGACGCCTCGGAGATACTGAACGACCCGGAGATATCGATCGTTATAGAGCTTATCGGCGGCACGACTGCGGCGAAGGATATTACCCTTGAGGCCCTTAAGAAAGGGAAACACGTTGCCACGGCCAACAAGGCGCTGTTGTCCACGCACGCCCGTGAGATATTCGAGGCCGCGGCCAAAGGGGGGCTCAACATAGGCTTCGAGGCCAGCGTCGCCGGGGGGATACCGATTATAAAAGCGCTCCGTGAGGGGCTCGCGGCCAACAGGATAGAGTCCATGTACGGCATAATAAACGGCACGGCGAACTACATCCTCACGAAGATGAGCAAAGAGGGCGGGAAGTTCGAGGGTGTGCTGGCGCAGGCTCAGAAGAAGGGCTACGCCGAGGCCGACCCGGCCTACGACGTCGACGGCATCGACACGGCCCATAAGCTCGCCATACTCATAGACCTCGCCTACGGCACTTTCGTAAGTCTCGATGACATATACACCGAAGGCATAAGCAACATAACCGAGATA comes from the Thermodesulfobacteriota bacterium genome and includes:
- the alaC gene encoding alanine transaminase, which produces MMEEFNRIKRLPPYVFNIVNDLKAEARGRGEDVIDLGMGNPDQPTPPHVVDKAIEAIRNPKNHRYSASKGIYKLRHAISQWYKRRYDVDIDPDSEAVATIGSKEGLAHLALAILGPGDVVCVPTPTYPIHAYSVIIAGGDLRSVPLVPGGNFLEELEKAVKETWPRPKLLILNFPHNPTTSVVDRDFFVKVVEFAHENKMMVIHDLAYADIVFDGYEAPSFLSVPGAKEVGVEFFTLSKSYSMPGWRVGFAVGNPRMIGALTRIKSYLDYGMFQPIQIASIIALNGPQECVEEVRTLYGKRRDVLVDSFTKAGWEIDRPKATMFVWARLPEEMRKMGSLEFSKFLLKEAGVAVSPGIGFGERGDEYVRLALVENSQRIRQAAKGIKKAFSLRRGV
- the lipA gene encoding lipoyl synthase, which encodes MRLPTHLRRPLGRPSSLHRMKAILRERGLHTVCESARCPNIGECFSKPTATFMVLGDSCTRRCGFCSVDKAGGPSIVDPSEPENVADAAKELGLRHVVVTSVTRDDLPDGGASHFALTIKALRDTISDISIEVLVPDFKGDEGALGTVIEAGPDIFNHNLETVERLYSEVRPEADYLLSLGVLKKASDSGVMTKSGIMVGFGESAEEVKGLLRDLMEAGCDSVTIGQYLRPTRESLDVKEYVDPEIFKEYELYGKEIGVGYVYSGPFVRSSYNAEELFNRQKRAG
- a CDS encoding homoserine dehydrogenase, giving the protein MEKINVGLIGFGTVGTGVVKILKDNAGVLRDKLGCEVILKKVADRDTKRDRGVELEKGVLVSDASEILNDPEISIVIELIGGTTAAKDITLEALKKGKHVATANKALLSTHAREIFEAAAKGGLNIGFEASVAGGIPIIKALREGLAANRIESMYGIINGTANYILTKMSKEGGKFEGVLAQAQKKGYAEADPAYDVDGIDTAHKLAILIDLAYGTFVSLDDIYTEGISNITEIDIKFAEEFGYVIKLLAIAKAPGGVEGGIEARVHPTMIPLDHPLASVDGVFNAVHLKGDAVGSTMFYGMGAGMMPTASAVVADVVDICRDILKGCPGRLSPLGHTEGAVKDVEIKGMDELEMSYYLRFSAMDRPGVLSTISGVLGSHNISISSVIQKGRQAGGAVPLVIITHNAVERELRSAIKDIEKLDVIKDEVRFIRIEEGPDAA